The following proteins come from a genomic window of Miscanthus floridulus cultivar M001 chromosome 2, ASM1932011v1, whole genome shotgun sequence:
- the LOC136537822 gene encoding protein WVD2-like 1, whose product MSATGESGGDPAAARRRWDLTSKGPESTPMLKEAVEMSTDEESDGVVICHPNGNTDGCDETISGSHDDDSPEGQETSSIKDPDVEGDTQEDKCVNQDSLKLIDQEKSAPPKSPAKSATASSGSERPKRVVPQPFSLSTQRRSSGVNGSVTNPSANKDKSGDKSSISPASMTKKSTPMAPRKTLQPEQAFHPLEEDSCSVTSSTTTSTRAGRTKTTVPVAPSFVCANRADKRKEFYTKLEEKHKALEAEKDEAESRKKEEQDVALKQLRKSLVIKAKPMPSFYQEGPPPKAELKKVPPTRAKSPKFTSSRRKSCSDTPQTPEGKNTNATSTRSHRHSIGTSKDSNRVQCSPKSGVATKTRSLKPELKAL is encoded by the exons ATGTCTGCGACCGGCGAGAGCGGCGGggatccggcggcggcgcgccgcCGCTGGGATCTCACTAGCAAGGGGCCCGAGAGCAC TCCAATGTTGAAAGAGGCTGTGGAAATGTCTACAGATGAAGAATCAGATGGTGTTGTTATATGCCATCCGAATGGCAACACTGATGGATGCGACGAAACCATTAGTGGTAGTCATGATGATGATAGCCCAGAAGGCCAGGAAACTAGTTCCATTAAGGACCCTGATGTCGAAGGTGACACACAGGAAGACAAGTGTGTAAATCAAGATTCACTGAAGTTGATTGATCAAGAGAAGTCTGCTCCCCCCAAGTCCCCAGCAAAGTCTGCGACTGCCAGTTCCGGATCGGAGAGGCCTAAACGTGTTGTTCCCCAACCATTCTCTCTTTCTACTCAAAGAAGGTCATCTGGAGTAAATGGCAGTGTGACCAATCCATCGGCCAATAAGGATAAATCTGGTGATAAAAGTAGCATCTCTCCAGCAAGCATGACAAAGAAG AGTACGCCGATGGCACCTAGGAAGACTTTGCAGCCTGAGCAGGCATTTCACCCTCTGGAAGAGGACTCTTGTTCTGTGACTTCATC AACTACAACATCAACAAGAGCTGGCAGAACTAAGACAACTGTTCCCGTTGCCCCTTCATTTGTGTGTGCTAACCGTGCTGACAAGAGGAAGGAG TTCTACACAAAATTAGAGGAGAAACATAAAGCTTTGGAAGCAGAGAAGGACGAGGCTGAGTCCAGGAAAAAG GAAGAGCAAGACGTTGCTTTAAAACAACTAAGGAAGTCATTGGTGATTAAAGCGAAACCCATGCCAAGCTTCTATCAAGAAGGGCCCCCACCAAAGGCTGAACTTAAGAAG GTGCCTCCTACTCGTGCCAAATCGCCAAAGTTTACAAGTTCAAGGAGAAAGAGCTGCAGTGATACACCGCAGACACCTGAGGGGAAAAATACCAATGCAACATCTACCCGGTCACATCGTCACAGCATTGGGACTTCAAAAGACTCTAACAGAGTACAATGCTCGCCGAAGAGTGGTGTGGCGACCAAAACTAGATCTCTCAAGCCTGAGTTGAAGGCCCTCTGA